The DNA sequence GTTCAGCACAGCACTTTCATCAGAAATCTGTGACAGTCCCTGTTCCGCAATGATTTTTGAAGGCTGTTTGCCAGACTTCAGCATTTCTTCAAACACGGTTTTCGCGATTTTTCCGCTGATGGTTTTTTCCTGGAGCAACCTGACCAGTTCCGCCAAAAGATCCGGAGTAATGCCAGTGTCTGTGATGGCAACCTTGCGCTCGTTCATCACCCGCATCAATTCACTGGTGATCCAGTTACAAACCAGTTTGGGATCTGCCCCCAGATTGGCAACTGCTTCAAAATAATCAGCGACAGCACGATCATTGACCAACACCTCCGCGTCATAAGCACTCAAGCCATAAGCCTGAATGAACCGTTGCAGTTTGGCCTCAGGCAGTTCCGGCAATTCAGACCGGATCTGCTCAACCCATTCCCGGGTGAAATGCACCACCGGCAAATCCGGATCAGGGAAATAGCGATAATCATGGGCTTCTTCCTTGGATCTCATGCTGTAGGTCTTTTTTTTATCAGCATCCCACAACCGGGTTTCCTGAACAATGGTGTGGCCATCCAGAATGTCGTCGCGCTGGCGTTCAATTTCATAAATGATCGCCTGCTGAACGAAACGGAAGGAATTGATGTTTTTGATTTCTGCCCGGGTTCCGAATTTTTCCTGTCCGACAGGCCGAATTGACACATTGGCGTCACAACGCATGTGCCCTTTTTCCATATCCCCTTCGGAAACACCAAGAGACGTAACCAGCGCATGCATTTTTTCCATATAGGCTTTGGCTTCCTGGGGGGTCCGGATATCCGGTTCGCTCACAATTTCCAGCAAGGGCACACCGGCCCGGTTGAGGTCCACATAACTCCACTCGCCATCTTCATGTAGCAGTTTTCCCGCGTCCTCTTCCATGTGAATCCGGGTGATGCCAATCCGTTTTGTTTGTCCCTCCACCAGAATGTCCAGCCATCCATTTTCACAGATGGGGCGGTCAAACTGGGAAATCTGATAAGCTTTGGGCAGGTCCGGATAAAAATAGTTTTTTCGGGCAAATTGAGAATCCAGACGAATTTCGCAATGTGTGGCCAACCCGAGTTTTATGGCAAATTCCACCACTTTTTGATTGAGAACAGGCAGTACTCCGGGAAGTCCCATGCAGACCGGGCAAACATTCGTGTTGGGCGGCGCACCGAAGCGGGTGGAGCAGGAACAGAAAATTTTGGATTGGGTGGCTAACTGGGTATGAATTTCCAGTCCAATGACGGGTTCAAATTCCATAATATTTTCTCAACAACATGCGGTTGAACATTCGAAAAAAATAGATAGAAAACTTTTCAAAAATCTCACCTGCAGGCATGCGTAGAGACGCGCAAATTGCGCGTCTCTACAGACCTGAAAATGGAGGTAGTTCGTATTAAAACTTTTACCAGTTATTCTTTTACTGTTCCTTATTTATCCTGACGCTCAACATCCTGAATACGTGATTCGAGTTCAGTGATTTTTTGTAACAACAGAGACACCACATCCTGTTCCTCTTTCCCCCCTTTTTTACCGGAGGCTTTTTTTGCGGCTATTGAGTCCGTTTTGGAAGGTGCGGGGGTGCTTTTTTCAATCAGTTTGGCTGGAGTTGGAGCGGTTTCTATTTGATTGGCGACCTCTGTGTCAGGTGCGTTGAATGGATTCAGCAAGTGCATCTTGAGATCCTTGCTTGTGGCGGCCAGCCAGTTTTTAGACGAGATAATCGGTGTGGTCAGTGTCGTAATCTGGCGTTTCATGTTATCCAGCATTTCCAGATAAGAATCGAGAAGCTTGGGGATGAAATTGGTAAAAAACTCACCAAGAAAGCCTTCACGGTTGCGAATCATCTGATGCAGAAATGAAGTCGAAAACAGATAGGGGCCGCTTTGGTCCACAAAAATCTGGGTCAACACATTCTGCGTGATATCCTGATTCGTTTTCGAGTCAATGACCTGCACTTCATACCCTTCTTTGATTTTCCGCACCATATCGTCGAGTGTGACATACTGACTGCTGGAGACATCATACAATCTTCGGTTGGGATATTTTTTGATGACCAGTTTGAATTGATCTTTCATCGCATTCGCTTTTCGGCTCATACTCACCTTGTTTTTCTGATTAACGATAAGGTCCGTTGTTGATGGGGAACACTGAACGTTGATTATGGAAGACAACTAACAATCTAAGGTCTTCATTCCTTATTGCATCTTTACACATGCGCGCTTTTTCTTTTTCAAAAAAACGTGCCCGTCTTTATCCGCTGGAGCCATAGTTCGACAAGCTCACTACGGGTGACGACGCAAGCAG is a window from the SAR324 cluster bacterium genome containing:
- a CDS encoding polyhydroxyalkanoate synthesis regulator DNA-binding domain-containing protein — its product is MSRKANAMKDQFKLVIKKYPNRRLYDVSSSQYVTLDDMVRKIKEGYEVQVIDSKTNQDITQNVLTQIFVDQSGPYLFSTSFLHQMIRNREGFLGEFFTNFIPKLLDSYLEMLDNMKRQITTLTTPIISSKNWLAATSKDLKMHLLNPFNAPDTEVANQIETAPTPAKLIEKSTPAPSKTDSIAAKKASGKKGGKEEQDVVSLLLQKITELESRIQDVERQDK
- the gatB gene encoding Asp-tRNA(Asn)/Glu-tRNA(Gln) amidotransferase subunit GatB, coding for MEFEPVIGLEIHTQLATQSKIFCSCSTRFGAPPNTNVCPVCMGLPGVLPVLNQKVVEFAIKLGLATHCEIRLDSQFARKNYFYPDLPKAYQISQFDRPICENGWLDILVEGQTKRIGITRIHMEEDAGKLLHEDGEWSYVDLNRAGVPLLEIVSEPDIRTPQEAKAYMEKMHALVTSLGVSEGDMEKGHMRCDANVSIRPVGQEKFGTRAEIKNINSFRFVQQAIIYEIERQRDDILDGHTIVQETRLWDADKKKTYSMRSKEEAHDYRYFPDPDLPVVHFTREWVEQIRSELPELPEAKLQRFIQAYGLSAYDAEVLVNDRAVADYFEAVANLGADPKLVCNWITSELMRVMNERKVAITDTGITPDLLAELVRLLQEKTISGKIAKTVFEEMLKSGKQPSKIIAEQGLSQISDESAVLNMVREIVEANPDQVQQYREGKTKVFGFFVGQIMRASKGKANPEVVNQLLKQMLDL